In Gallus gallus isolate bGalGal1 chromosome 8, bGalGal1.mat.broiler.GRCg7b, whole genome shotgun sequence, one DNA window encodes the following:
- the LOC107054051 gene encoding transmembrane protein 275, giving the protein MFNEKSSASLTHKPSQKKTRPQGLPSPALCCACGLCIMLAGINITLVGAFAFGTFLPVNNPPIIIGPILLVVAFTFFGACCICSRRLPAHGARKSKPGSNIGLIKPGNTAFEIETSEHTVQDTTAVQLSPTNSPISSKKSTPVHENAKACKLFTMEGNGPVAKYTPGGEAIQLNLPRDLAAS; this is encoded by the coding sequence ATGTTCAATGAAAAGAGCAGCGCCTCTTTGACCCATAAACCCAGCCAGAAAAAGACACGACCTCAGGgcctcccctcccctgccctcTGCTGCGCGTGTGGACTTTGCATCATGCTGGCAGGGATCAACATCACTCTGGTGGGAGCATTTGCATTTGGGACCTTCCTCCCCGTGAACAACCCTCCCATCATCATCGGACCCATCTTGCTGGTGGTGGCCTTCACGTTCTTTGGTGCCTGCTGCATCTGCAGCCGAAGGCTGCCTGCTCACGGGGCCAGAAAATCCAAACCAGGTTCCAACATCGGTCTCATCAAACCTGGCAACACTGCCTTTGAAATTGAAACTAGTGAGCACACGGTGCAGGATACCACCGCTGTTCAGCTGAGCCCCACGAATTCCCCCATCTCCTCAAAGAAGTCCACGCCAGTCCATGAGAATGCGAAGGCTTGCAAACTCTTCACCATGGAAGGCAATGGGCCGGTGGCCAAGTACACACCAGGAGGAGAGGCAATACAGCTCAACCTGCCCAGGGACCTGGCCGCATCCTAA